The genomic interval TTTGTGGATCTCAGCTGTACATGAGAAGAGGTTGAAAACAGAAATGACAACTGGAGTGATATATTCTCTGAACACCACTGTGAGACAGACAACTGAGAGACACACGAGAGAATAACTAAAGTCTAACCTCCAAAtgggcgggtgggggggggggtgacgacGGCTTCATAATCAAATTTGTCGTTGGACTGGCCCGGTCAGGGCCTTTTTCAAAACACCAACTGCTATTTGTTTTGGCGGTCCAAATCGAGCAACCACCCGTCTTATAAAACAACACGGTTCAAATTTTCTCCAcaataaaataagaataaaaaccaaaaaaaataaaaaaaaataaaaaatgaataattaaaaCACAATATATGACCGATCACTGGTGTTCCGCCGTGACGGCTGtcgtgtctaggtgccttacggTCGGTTGTCAGGAGGCTCTCCCGTAACCACGGGCTACATGTTAGACACACCTCCCCTGCCAATGTAGCCGCGCCAGAGAACAACTTAAGAGGAAAATTAAAGGTCAaagcgcgggggggggggggggggagctaAGAGTCATAGTCTTCGTCGTCGTCGTCTTCGTCTTTGTGCGGCATAGAGGGCGGAGGCGGGGCCGCCGTGCCAATCAGCGAGGGGTGGGGGGCAAAGGAGCCCAGGGGCATGGCCAGAGCCCCCTGTGCTGTGCCCATGTGGAGGTACTGGGGTGGCATGGAGTCTGGGCTGTGGCGTCCAGGAACgaaagaaacaacaacatttttaaatgacagaGGTGTCTAGTCATTGAAATCCATCCAATTTTGTCGCCCTCGACACCACCCAGGTAGGTGAAGatcttcactgtgtgtgtgtgtgtgtgtgtgtgtgtgtttacctgtggAATCGTGACTGAGGTTGAAGGTTTGTGCTTGACTGAGAACCATCCTCCTCATCTCCGTCTGTCTCGCTGTCCTCTGAGTCATCCTGTTCCCAACCCGAAGACAATAATAATGAGCCCCAGAAAGTCACACTCTGGTAACCCTTAGAGGCTATGAAATTGAAGGTCAACGCACCTCTTGCTCAGACTCCGTTCCTGATAGCTTCTTGTCCTTGCCTTTAGAGCCTGCTCCTCCATTCTTGCGGCCTGACCCCGGCTTTCGACCTCTGGAGGACACCACACGCACAGTCAGAATTGCTCAAATTCCTGCCACACCAAGCGTCCCAGTCAAACTGGATGCACGGACTGGTTAGCAGGTGTCATGGCCAACAGCCATCAGTTGGTTACCTGCGGGCCACCTTCTCTCCTCCTTCGGCGtggttctcctctccctcaccctgcATGTCCGGCACTGCCGCCACCAGGTCCTTCAGGAAGTCAAACTGCTGCTCCAGCTCAATGCATTGCTTTctaccgacacacacacagttcaaacATATCACTTTCCTATCGATCCAAAAGCGCTGATGAGTGAAAATGCGTagcgttgttgttttttttttttacttttatcaCAACGCTGATAAACTTACAaatgtgatgtcgtcatggttTTGGCGTTCCGGGACTGGGTGACTTGACAGGCTTTTGTCAGGAGGGACTCCAGGAACAGCTCCAGGGCTCGTGCTGATCGCTGAGTTGAGGAAACGCCAAGGCGCCGCACAGAACAAGGTGGATAAACACTTCAACTACGGCCAACAAACAGGCCGTCAGGGTCCAACAAACCCAGGGAACTCCAAGGCTAATTAATTCCATTAAAAGTGaacaacacaatcacaaaacaCGGAAAACCGATAATCTGAATCACAGTTTTGCTGCCGGCAAACAGATCCGCTTTTGAATGCAGTCAAGTGGAAATGGCAGTGAAacacaggagagaaaaaaggatACATATGATGACAGGAACTGCTGCAGCCACTTTGCCTATTTCTTCATCAGTCTGCATAATCTTCTTAATCCTTGCCTGTAATTTGAACAGGAAGAGGTCAGTATATCAAGCACTTGGAAGATTCCACTATTGTTAAAGTACTTGCATTGATTGCTGACAGTACAAACGGCTCAGTCAACCAAACACATTGTCATCTAGCTGCGGTCAGTGTGTTGGGCAAGGTCAAGGCTGTAACGCAAATGCCAAACTCTTTGCACAGGACCTTTCAACTAGGTCTACTCCCATCACTGGAGGATTTAGGTGACGAGCAGAAGTATTTCAGAGACAGTATTACGATGCCCTTGATAGGTAGCTAGTACACGTTTTGTTACTTTAGTTGATGCTTTCATGCAGAGCAATTTACATGAGCAATTAAGGTAAGAAAAGACAGATTGACAGAGGGTTGATATTTGGTTACTGGCCAACCTGGATGCTGCAAGGCTCAAGCCAGTCCACCTAAAAGGCTTTTTGAATTTCTTTCGAATTGTAAACTGACCATCTTCATACAAAATCCTATGCAAACCACATTTTTCCCCAATAGCCAAGTCCAGAGGAAAAGGAGTATTAGCTCCATGTTTATCAAAGCTGATATATTGATGGTTAATAAACACACCGACCCCTGCAACtaaataaaaagagagaaaagaaagcagTCTAGGAATAGTGGTTCCCTCCGTGTGATAGAACATTCTCAGTTTTATTAGAtgataatgtaaacaaaataactaGACACAAAATTAAACCATCTCTATCTTTCCCCTGTGGCCAAATACATATGATTTAGTTAATTCTATAACAATATAAAAGTTACTTGATGTTCATAAATACTGGGTCCTATTTTGTTAAAAGACATTGCCTGCTGTGTTTTATATTGATTATATTATGTTGCACGCCTTTTGGAAAGCAGACATAATGAAAGGTGAGGGAAGACTTTAGTGTGCAGAACAAATGCTCTTTGTATGAGTACCTTACAAAGATTTGGTTGAATAAAGTAATTTAAATCAGATTTATAAAATGATGCCCATATGTATGTatacaataaacataaaatgtcatATGGGGTTTTAAAACGTTTACATTTGAACTCCCACTAACAATGTCTGAATTCCCACTTTGTCTCATTGTTAAGCCATTGTTTGAAATATTGAGTATAGAACTTGATTATGCAATTGTTACATAAATCATAACTGTGTGTTAATATTTAAGGCTATATTTTGACTACATACCGCACAGCCCCTTCACTGAGCACTGTCGGAGTTGCTCATTTCACACGTGAATACAGTGATGCCCGATGGTCG from Esox lucius isolate fEsoLuc1 chromosome 24, fEsoLuc1.pri, whole genome shotgun sequence carries:
- the drap1 gene encoding dr1-associated corepressor, producing the protein MPSKKKKYNARFPPARIKKIMQTDEEIGKVAAAVPVIISRALELFLESLLTKACQVTQSRNAKTMTTSHLKQCIELEQQFDFLKDLVAAVPDMQGEGEENHAEGGEKVARRGRKPGSGRKNGGAGSKGKDKKLSGTESEQEDDSEDSETDGDEEDGSQSSTNLQPQSRFHSPDSMPPQYLHMGTAQGALAMPLGSFAPHPSLIGTAAPPPPSMPHKDEDDDDEDYDS